A section of the Candidatus Atribacteria bacterium ADurb.Bin276 genome encodes:
- the fusA_1 gene encoding Elongation factor G, translating into MKKYDSKDIRNVGLFSHAGAGKTTLAETLLYHSGLISRKGKVEEGNTVSDWEPEEIKRGISIDLSVLPFEWQGKKINLIDTPGYADFVGNVLGALRAVDCGLIPVCGVSGVEVGVERSWKYLEQNQLPVFLFINKMDREGANFDKVLSEIQSELSAKATPLYIPIGKESNFQGVVDILAMKALYFQADGKSFKEDTVPADLQNQAQEIHDFLVENIAETNDELLNMYLEGQTIEPELLKETLRQAILQRKLFPVLCGSGLTDRGVSLLGDALSHYAPSPLDRPPIQGINPKTKEEVERKCNETEPFSAYVYKIISDPYVGKLALVRVFSGKLTSDSRLFNASRDTEEKVGQLLTLRGKNQESVTEIGPGDMGAIAKINEIYLGDTLSEKEKTIVFANLEYPEANYLSSIKPLGRGDEDKISLGVSRMLEEDPTVKEVRDPDTKEDVLYGYGDIHLDVLIEKMKRKFGVEVGLAIPKVPYKETIKGTTKVEGKYKRQSGGRGQYGHCWLELEPLPRGKGFEFVDKIVGGAIPRNYIPSVEKGVQEAMLEGVLAGYPVIDIRVIVYDGSFHPVDSSDMAFKIAGSMALKKGCLECNPVLLEPIMNLEITVPEEFMGDVIGDINSRRGRILGMDPQDGYQLIRANVPLAEIFRYSVDLRSITQGRGSYKMTFSNYEEVPAQIAEGIIQKAKKEKEEAG; encoded by the coding sequence TTGAAAAAGTATGACAGTAAAGACATTCGAAACGTGGGATTATTTTCACATGCTGGTGCAGGAAAAACAACTCTTGCCGAAACTTTGCTTTATCATTCAGGACTTATCTCCCGAAAGGGAAAAGTTGAGGAAGGAAACACGGTATCTGATTGGGAACCAGAAGAAATAAAAAGAGGAATATCAATCGACCTATCGGTACTCCCTTTTGAATGGCAGGGAAAGAAAATCAATTTGATTGATACTCCTGGATACGCAGATTTTGTTGGAAATGTTTTAGGTGCTCTTCGTGCAGTCGATTGTGGGTTAATCCCCGTTTGTGGAGTTTCTGGTGTTGAAGTTGGTGTAGAGCGAAGCTGGAAGTATTTAGAACAAAATCAGCTTCCGGTTTTTCTTTTTATCAACAAAATGGATCGAGAAGGTGCCAATTTTGATAAAGTTTTAAGTGAAATACAAAGTGAACTCTCGGCTAAAGCAACTCCTCTTTACATACCAATCGGCAAAGAAAGCAATTTTCAGGGTGTCGTCGATATTTTAGCCATGAAAGCCTTGTATTTCCAAGCTGATGGAAAATCATTTAAGGAAGACACCGTACCAGCCGACCTACAAAATCAAGCCCAAGAAATTCATGACTTCCTGGTCGAGAATATTGCTGAAACCAATGATGAGTTATTAAATATGTACTTGGAAGGACAAACCATCGAACCCGAGCTCCTTAAAGAAACTCTTCGCCAAGCGATTCTTCAGAGAAAGCTATTTCCAGTGTTATGTGGGTCCGGTTTAACCGATCGAGGAGTGTCTCTTCTCGGAGATGCTTTATCCCACTATGCCCCATCGCCTCTTGATCGTCCTCCCATCCAAGGAATAAATCCGAAAACCAAAGAAGAAGTTGAAAGAAAATGTAACGAAACCGAGCCTTTTTCAGCTTACGTTTATAAAATTATCAGCGATCCTTATGTAGGAAAATTGGCTTTAGTAAGGGTTTTTTCTGGAAAATTAACTTCTGATTCCCGTTTGTTCAACGCTTCCCGTGATACTGAAGAAAAAGTGGGGCAATTACTAACCCTACGAGGTAAAAACCAGGAATCGGTAACCGAAATTGGCCCGGGAGATATGGGTGCCATCGCTAAAATCAATGAAATCTATCTTGGTGATACACTTTCGGAAAAAGAAAAAACAATCGTTTTTGCCAATCTGGAATATCCCGAAGCGAATTATTTATCGAGCATCAAACCTCTTGGACGGGGTGATGAAGATAAGATCAGCTTAGGAGTCAGTCGAATGCTGGAAGAAGACCCTACCGTCAAAGAGGTTCGTGACCCTGATACTAAAGAAGATGTTCTCTATGGTTATGGGGATATTCATCTCGATGTATTAATCGAGAAAATGAAGCGAAAATTTGGAGTGGAAGTTGGTTTGGCCATTCCAAAAGTTCCTTATAAGGAAACCATCAAGGGAACCACCAAGGTGGAAGGAAAATATAAAAGACAATCAGGCGGAAGAGGGCAGTATGGCCATTGTTGGCTGGAACTTGAACCCCTTCCCCGTGGTAAGGGTTTTGAATTCGTCGATAAAATTGTCGGTGGAGCCATTCCTCGCAATTATATTCCATCGGTGGAAAAGGGCGTTCAGGAAGCAATGTTGGAAGGCGTTTTAGCGGGTTATCCGGTCATTGATATCCGAGTTATCGTTTACGATGGATCTTTCCATCCGGTTGACTCATCGGATATGGCATTTAAAATTGCCGGATCGATGGCTTTGAAAAAGGGATGCCTGGAATGCAATCCGGTTTTGCTTGAGCCAATTATGAACCTTGAAATCACCGTTCCCGAAGAATTTATGGGAGATGTTATCGGCGATATCAACAGTCGTAGAGGAAGAATCTTGGGGATGGATCCACAGGATGGCTATCAGCTTATCCGAGCTAATGTTCCTTTAGCCGAAATTTTCCGCTATTCAGTGGACCTTCGCTCCATTACCCAAGGGAGAGGGTCTTATAAAATGACCTTTTCCAACTATGAGGAAGTCCCAGCTCAGATTGCTGAAGGTATTATTCAAAAAGCCAAGAAAGAAAAAGAAGAGGCCGGATGA
- the tsaD gene encoding tRNA N6-adenosine threonylcarbamoyltransferase: MYCLAIETSCDDTCVAIIKNGYTILSNVISSQIDIHRRFGGVVPEVASRRHLEYLIPALEQALQQANLTLKEIDLFAITRGPGLTGSLLMGLCMGKTLSILNQKPFIAVNHLEGHLFASRLDHPDITPPFISLIVSGGHTELTVVQDWGKYVHLGRTRDDAAGEVFDKIAKYLNIGYPGGPLIDNRAKNANPTRFHFRGGLEDQENYDFSFSGLKTAVVRMYDQLPDSSKKDENIINDLLASFQRSVVRTLWKKTIRAIKKTGIRRVSLGGGVAANSSLRSLFLQKGFQHNIKVYLPSPTLCTDNAAMIGSSGSFHFSLGKTSPLDLEPDPQLRLGEV; this comes from the coding sequence ATGTACTGCTTGGCAATTGAAACCAGTTGCGACGATACTTGTGTCGCTATTATAAAAAATGGGTATACCATCCTCTCCAATGTAATATCCAGTCAAATCGATATTCATCGTCGTTTTGGTGGAGTTGTTCCAGAAGTCGCATCCCGACGCCATTTGGAATATTTGATTCCGGCTTTAGAACAGGCCTTGCAACAGGCTAATCTTACTCTTAAAGAAATTGATTTGTTCGCAATAACTCGTGGTCCAGGATTAACTGGATCTCTTCTTATGGGACTATGCATGGGGAAGACTCTTTCTATCCTCAATCAAAAACCATTTATCGCTGTCAATCATTTGGAAGGACATCTTTTTGCTTCTCGATTGGATCATCCAGATATTACCCCGCCTTTCATTTCACTTATCGTTTCAGGAGGACATACCGAGTTAACTGTGGTCCAAGACTGGGGCAAATATGTCCATTTAGGACGGACTCGTGACGATGCAGCCGGTGAAGTATTTGATAAGATTGCCAAATACCTAAATATCGGTTATCCTGGCGGTCCTTTAATTGATAACCGGGCAAAAAACGCCAATCCGACTCGTTTTCATTTTCGGGGAGGATTAGAAGATCAAGAAAATTATGATTTCAGCTTCAGTGGTCTCAAAACTGCTGTGGTACGAATGTACGACCAGCTTCCAGACTCTTCCAAAAAAGATGAAAATATAATTAACGATCTTTTAGCATCCTTTCAACGAAGTGTTGTACGTACCCTCTGGAAAAAAACCATCCGAGCTATTAAAAAAACCGGTATTCGAAGGGTATCGCTGGGCGGTGGAGTAGCAGCCAACAGCTCGCTTCGTTCTCTTTTTTTACAAAAAGGATTCCAGCATAATATAAAAGTTTATCTCCCATCGCCAACTCTATGTACTGATAACGCAGCCATGATAGGAAGTAGTGGCTCTTTTCATTTTTCCTTAGGGAAAACCAGCCCCCTCGATTTAGAACCTGATCCCCAGTTGCGATTGGGAGAAGTATAA
- the tsaB gene encoding tRNA threonylcarbamoyladenosine biosynthesis protein TsaB, with protein MDNNQTIPNTLALDTSTPWLTLTLGNSAEVIYQHRSQVMTDHSRVLIQSLEEIQKKGFFSTFPPERIVIGRGPGSFTGIKIANITGRTLAYSLNCPLYGFSTLEMLAHQGSKLITPHKGLIILPVIFHKKNEVFWSEFKLGFQKLPDHQVKIQIGPYSDIIKLYSSKDVLIITPWQELYNLFQNNQFQCLHPDSSQPDSINLIELIESRDIPIQKNNSEFFEENTRPLYGSRVFEHE; from the coding sequence ATGGACAATAATCAAACAATACCAAATACTTTAGCCTTGGATACTAGCACTCCTTGGCTGACTTTAACTTTAGGAAATAGTGCTGAAGTTATCTATCAGCATCGTTCCCAGGTCATGACCGACCATTCCCGGGTTTTGATTCAATCTTTGGAGGAAATACAGAAAAAGGGATTCTTTTCAACCTTTCCACCAGAACGGATCGTTATCGGTCGAGGTCCTGGTTCTTTTACCGGTATAAAAATAGCCAATATCACCGGCCGAACTTTGGCATACAGCTTGAATTGTCCCTTATATGGATTTTCCACTTTGGAGATGTTAGCCCACCAGGGAAGTAAACTAATAACCCCTCACAAAGGCTTGATTATTCTTCCAGTTATTTTTCATAAGAAAAATGAAGTCTTCTGGTCAGAATTTAAACTAGGCTTTCAAAAACTACCGGATCACCAAGTCAAAATTCAAATCGGACCTTATTCAGATATTATAAAGCTTTATTCTTCTAAAGATGTTTTGATTATTACTCCTTGGCAGGAACTTTATAACCTTTTTCAAAACAATCAATTTCAGTGCCTTCACCCTGATAGTTCACAACCTGATTCCATCAACCTTATTGAATTAATTGAAAGCCGGGATATTCCTATTCAAAAAAATAATTCCGAATTCTTTGAAGAAAATACTCGACCTCTATATGGATCACGAGTCTTTGAACATGAATAA
- a CDS encoding ribosomal-protein-alanine N-acetyltransferase codes for MNNSPFPAEPYVIEKMKPIHLSAVLAIEKKSFPQPWSFSLFMSEFTNRLATYLVLRIKRKVIGYIGYWYLFEEAHITTFAIHPDYRRQGLGKKFLQYALNSILNQGCQEVFLEVRVSNFPAQNLYRSLDFTAIGIRTKYYSDGEDAIIMKKIISKEG; via the coding sequence ATGAATAATTCTCCTTTCCCAGCTGAACCCTATGTCATCGAAAAAATGAAACCAATCCATTTATCAGCAGTTTTAGCTATAGAAAAGAAATCTTTCCCCCAACCCTGGAGTTTTTCTCTTTTTATGAGTGAATTTACTAACCGACTGGCGACCTACCTGGTTCTTCGAATTAAGAGAAAAGTGATTGGATATATTGGTTATTGGTATCTTTTCGAAGAAGCCCACATTACCACCTTTGCCATTCACCCCGATTATCGCCGTCAAGGATTGGGGAAAAAATTCCTTCAATATGCTCTGAATTCAATTTTGAATCAGGGTTGTCAGGAAGTTTTTCTTGAGGTAAGAGTTTCTAATTTCCCTGCCCAAAATCTTTATCGTTCACTGGATTTTACTGCCATTGGAATTCGAACAAAATATTACAGTGATGGTGAAGATGCTATTATCATGAAAAAAATCATCAGCAAAGAAGGTTAA
- a CDS encoding putative oxidoreductase — MHEVSLGKYRMARMTYGFDEISLVPGLRTIDPLDIDLSISIGNRHLNLPILGAAMDGVIDPIMAVTMGKLGAMGVLNLEGIFCRYQDPYPLISTFIQKSREEITSYLQKTYQEPIQKSLIKERIEQIKSQGVLTAASVTPSRAQTLGIAAIEAGLDILVIQSTVTTREFLSSRSAAFDLKSFCQDLPIPVIVGNCATYEVALELMKAGASGILVGIGPGAACTTRAVLGIGIPQITATIDAAAARYDYWKETGRYVTVITDGGMRVGGDVAKAIASGADAVMLGSPLASAQEAPGQGHHWGMATPDPNLPRGTLVNVGIKGTLKEILLGPSHVTDGTMNFIGALRGSMGSLGAQNIKEMQQVPIDISPSIWTEGKFLQKIQGVGMGRS; from the coding sequence ATGCATGAAGTGTCATTAGGAAAATACCGAATGGCTCGAATGACTTACGGGTTTGATGAAATTTCCTTGGTTCCTGGACTTCGAACCATTGACCCGCTAGATATTGACCTGAGCATCTCAATTGGGAATAGGCATCTCAACCTCCCCATACTTGGAGCAGCCATGGACGGAGTAATTGATCCGATTATGGCTGTAACTATGGGAAAATTGGGTGCCATGGGAGTTCTCAATCTGGAGGGTATTTTCTGTCGTTATCAAGATCCCTACCCCTTGATTTCCACGTTTATTCAAAAATCACGAGAAGAAATCACTAGTTACTTGCAAAAAACTTATCAAGAACCAATTCAAAAATCACTGATAAAAGAACGAATCGAGCAAATTAAATCCCAGGGTGTTCTTACCGCCGCATCAGTTACTCCTTCTCGAGCTCAAACCTTAGGTATTGCTGCCATCGAAGCAGGACTTGATATCTTGGTCATCCAGTCCACAGTCACCACTCGGGAATTTTTATCTTCTCGCAGTGCTGCTTTCGATTTAAAAAGCTTTTGCCAGGACCTTCCCATACCGGTGATCGTCGGGAATTGTGCAACCTATGAAGTAGCTCTTGAATTAATGAAAGCTGGTGCTTCAGGAATTCTGGTGGGTATCGGACCAGGTGCTGCCTGTACTACCCGTGCTGTATTGGGAATAGGTATTCCTCAAATTACGGCCACGATTGATGCTGCTGCTGCCCGCTATGACTATTGGAAAGAAACCGGTCGGTATGTTACAGTCATTACCGATGGAGGAATGAGAGTTGGTGGTGACGTTGCCAAAGCAATTGCCAGCGGTGCTGACGCCGTCATGCTTGGTTCTCCTTTAGCCTCGGCGCAGGAAGCTCCTGGCCAAGGTCATCACTGGGGAATGGCAACCCCTGACCCCAATCTTCCCCGCGGCACGTTGGTTAATGTTGGCATTAAAGGAACCTTAAAAGAAATTTTACTTGGACCTAGTCATGTCACCGACGGAACGATGAATTTTATTGGTGCCTTGAGAGGCTCAATGGGTTCTCTAGGTGCTCAAAACATCAAAGAAATGCAGCAAGTCCCTATCGATATATCTCCGAGCATTTGGACTGAAGGAAAATTTCTTCAGAAAATTCAGGGAGTCGGCATGGGGAGGTCATAA
- the tsaE gene encoding tRNA threonylcarbamoyladenosine biosynthesis protein TsaE has product MTHLDTLLSSNEDQTMKIASHFTQEYFQPGVPILLSGQLGAGKTYFTKGIAEALGISSREVISPSFALINEYHGPVCILNHMDFYRLENWQEVEQLGIEEYFTSNSFTVIEWGERFLAHFLPPYYVVKLTVTDEKNRLIEIFYQNYGQ; this is encoded by the coding sequence ATGACTCATCTTGATACTCTATTATCATCCAATGAAGACCAAACCATGAAAATTGCCAGCCATTTTACTCAGGAATATTTTCAGCCAGGAGTTCCTATTCTCTTATCCGGCCAGCTAGGTGCTGGAAAAACCTATTTTACCAAGGGAATCGCTGAAGCGCTGGGTATTTCCAGCCGGGAAGTGATTAGTCCAAGTTTTGCCTTAATCAATGAATACCATGGCCCAGTTTGCATTCTCAACCATATGGATTTTTATCGTCTTGAAAACTGGCAGGAGGTTGAGCAGTTGGGGATCGAGGAATATTTTACTTCAAATTCCTTTACTGTAATTGAATGGGGTGAACGATTTTTAGCTCATTTTCTTCCTCCTTATTATGTAGTCAAATTAACTGTTACCGATGAAAAAAACCGACTCATCGAAATCTTTTATCAAAATTATGGACAATAA
- the acpS gene encoding Holo-(acyl-carrier-protein) synthase has translation MNPKIYIGIDLINLTRVKKTLSRCGERFVKRIATSAELEYYCDVNERRFIEGVASLFAIKEAVKKIFLQKDLNPNWKQIQVFHHSSGKPWVSLSEESLKQIFESISLSLSHTAEMVVAVAVGVERRIDNTEV, from the coding sequence ATGAACCCAAAGATATACATTGGTATCGATCTCATCAATCTCACGAGAGTAAAAAAAACCCTTAGCCGATGTGGAGAAAGGTTTGTAAAACGAATTGCCACTTCAGCTGAGCTGGAATATTACTGTGACGTGAACGAGCGACGTTTTATTGAAGGAGTCGCTTCTCTCTTCGCTATAAAAGAAGCCGTTAAGAAAATCTTTCTTCAAAAGGATTTAAATCCAAACTGGAAACAGATTCAGGTTTTCCATCACTCTTCTGGAAAGCCTTGGGTTTCATTATCCGAGGAATCATTAAAACAAATATTTGAAAGTATATCCCTATCCCTTTCCCACACCGCTGAGATGGTGGTCGCTGTAGCGGTGGGTGTGGAAAGGCGTATAGATAACACTGAGGTCTAA
- the nnr gene encoding Bifunctional NAD(P)H-hydrate repair enzyme Nnr — MKLITSESMQKLEKRLVESYRIPAQLLMENAGRNIVDKIRQIGIDKSWNQVAVVCGPGNNGGDGLVIARHLNLRYPLLPITIFLVGNPERLKNDTALNYEICQRIGLPIQRVFPGNPPRFDKGTLIIDSLFGTGLSKKVEGVFQEVIDAINEAKESMIIAVDAPSGVDATWGKIMGRAVKAHHTITFGMLKRGLVVAPAREYCGTIHLTDIGIPLDREPADVPQEGFLITPDFIRPFLPEKAFLSNKISAGVVMVVAGSPAMTGAGLLTCQAAYRSGAGMVIWATNHQLAPLVKSSIPEVVSTILSSNKKNTQWKYLPHHADEICEAILQRKCRSIAIGPGLGSSPASRYFIEKVIEKSPIKGVIDADALNAIAVNREFWKNRLQGWILTPHEGEMGRLLNRSASSIAENRIAASCALSQYFNCITVLKGPGTIVVSPQGEIAINPTGNPNLATAGSGDVLTGIIAAFLAQGGSPFISAVTGVFLHGLSADLYQKQSPQLLASELASYLPYAIKVVKNCEYRLPIVDGD, encoded by the coding sequence GTGAAACTGATTACTTCCGAATCCATGCAGAAACTGGAAAAAAGATTAGTCGAATCCTACCGGATCCCGGCTCAGCTGCTCATGGAGAATGCCGGGAGAAATATTGTCGACAAGATTAGACAAATTGGAATAGATAAATCCTGGAATCAGGTAGCAGTGGTCTGTGGTCCGGGTAACAATGGAGGAGACGGATTGGTCATTGCCCGCCATCTCAATCTTCGTTATCCGTTATTGCCTATCACCATTTTTTTGGTAGGAAATCCCGAGCGGCTGAAGAATGATACTGCTCTTAATTATGAAATCTGTCAGCGAATCGGTTTACCCATTCAGAGAGTATTCCCAGGAAATCCCCCCCGCTTTGATAAAGGAACTTTAATTATCGATTCCCTCTTTGGTACTGGATTATCGAAAAAGGTTGAAGGTGTTTTTCAAGAAGTAATCGATGCTATCAATGAAGCCAAGGAATCAATGATTATTGCCGTTGATGCCCCTTCGGGTGTCGATGCCACCTGGGGTAAAATCATGGGAAGGGCTGTTAAAGCTCATCATACCATTACTTTTGGAATGCTAAAGAGAGGCTTGGTGGTAGCTCCTGCTCGTGAATACTGTGGAACAATTCATCTCACTGATATCGGAATTCCCTTGGATCGAGAACCGGCAGATGTTCCCCAAGAAGGTTTTCTGATCACCCCTGATTTTATTCGTCCTTTTTTGCCTGAGAAAGCTTTTCTCAGTAATAAGATAAGTGCCGGGGTTGTTATGGTGGTTGCTGGAAGCCCGGCCATGACCGGAGCCGGCCTTTTAACCTGTCAAGCCGCCTATCGAAGCGGAGCAGGAATGGTTATTTGGGCAACCAATCATCAACTGGCACCTTTAGTGAAATCCTCTATACCTGAAGTGGTGAGCACCATTCTTTCTTCCAATAAAAAAAATACTCAATGGAAGTACTTACCTCATCATGCCGATGAAATATGTGAAGCCATCTTACAACGAAAATGCCGCTCAATTGCAATTGGTCCCGGATTAGGTTCGTCTCCAGCATCCAGATATTTTATTGAAAAAGTCATTGAAAAATCACCGATCAAGGGTGTAATTGATGCCGATGCTTTAAATGCTATTGCTGTTAACCGGGAGTTTTGGAAAAATCGTTTACAAGGTTGGATTCTTACTCCTCACGAAGGCGAAATGGGTCGTCTCCTTAACCGCTCGGCTTCTTCAATCGCTGAAAATCGAATCGCCGCGAGTTGTGCTTTGTCTCAATACTTTAACTGTATTACCGTTTTAAAGGGACCAGGAACCATAGTTGTATCTCCCCAGGGAGAAATTGCTATCAACCCAACGGGGAATCCCAATCTTGCTACTGCTGGAAGTGGAGACGTTTTAACCGGAATTATTGCAGCTTTTTTGGCTCAAGGTGGGTCTCCGTTTATCAGTGCCGTGACCGGCGTATTTCTCCATGGGTTATCAGCTGATTTATATCAAAAACAGTCTCCTCAACTTCTTGCCAGTGAACTAGCATCTTATCTACCATACGCGATAAAGGTGGTTAAAAATTGTGAATATCGATTACCCATTGTGGATGGAGATTGA
- the alr gene encoding Alanine racemase has product MNIDYPLWMEIDSQSLHNNFTRILQHLSIPNASRIIGVVKADAYGHGIESVLLLQKWGMNRFGVATVQEGEALRQLGIKGTIYLLGGFINQEIPGIFKNHLTPALSSREEWDQLKSAVQLNQQELEFHLKIDSGMYRMGFLPEELDESFIKQMSHHPYLHLKGVMTHFASSENDPTYTHRQFEIFQNFLQKKFLSEQVSIQNLEKHCCNSAGFLFFPHYHLDMVRVGIALFGVSPIQDPSPVRSLGLSPVMRIKSRVKLLKHLPSGCCIGYGGTCITERPTRLAVIPIGYAQGLLRRLSNRMEVLIKGQRAKCLGVISMDQMMVDVTSIPDVKRGDLVTILGSDGPDEIRAEEMAAWAETIPHEILCSFIRIKNRIVV; this is encoded by the coding sequence GTGAATATCGATTACCCATTGTGGATGGAGATTGACTCACAATCGCTCCATAACAATTTTACTCGAATACTTCAACACCTAAGTATTCCCAATGCCTCTCGGATAATTGGAGTAGTCAAAGCTGACGCATACGGGCATGGTATAGAAAGCGTTTTGCTCCTTCAGAAGTGGGGCATGAATCGCTTTGGGGTTGCTACCGTTCAAGAGGGTGAAGCTCTCCGTCAATTAGGAATCAAAGGGACCATCTATTTATTAGGAGGATTCATTAACCAGGAAATTCCTGGGATTTTTAAAAATCACTTAACACCCGCCCTTTCCTCCCGAGAAGAATGGGATCAACTGAAATCTGCGGTTCAATTGAATCAACAAGAGCTGGAATTTCATTTAAAAATTGATTCGGGGATGTATCGAATGGGCTTTCTTCCGGAAGAACTGGATGAATCATTCATCAAACAAATGAGTCATCACCCCTATTTGCATCTAAAGGGAGTAATGACCCATTTTGCCAGTTCAGAAAATGATCCTACCTATACCCATCGGCAGTTTGAAATTTTTCAGAACTTTTTACAAAAAAAATTTCTTTCAGAACAGGTTTCAATTCAAAATTTAGAAAAGCATTGCTGTAACAGCGCTGGTTTCCTATTTTTCCCACATTATCACCTTGATATGGTGAGGGTAGGAATTGCGTTATTTGGTGTTTCACCCATCCAGGATCCTTCTCCAGTCCGTTCACTTGGTTTATCACCCGTGATGAGGATAAAAAGCCGGGTTAAACTTTTAAAACACCTTCCATCGGGATGTTGTATTGGGTATGGTGGAACCTGTATTACCGAACGTCCGACTCGGTTGGCAGTTATTCCTATCGGCTATGCTCAAGGGCTTTTGCGGCGCCTTTCAAACCGAATGGAGGTTTTAATCAAAGGACAACGAGCCAAATGCTTAGGAGTAATTTCCATGGATCAAATGATGGTAGATGTAACCTCTATCCCTGATGTGAAAAGGGGAGACCTGGTTACAATTCTCGGATCAGACGGACCTGATGAAATTCGAGCGGAAGAGATGGCTGCTTGGGCAGAAACCATTCCTCACGAAATTTTATGTAGTTTTATTCGGATTAAAAATCGGATTGTGGTATGA
- the groL_1 gene encoding 60 kDa chaperonin — MPKKLIFDEEARRTLEKGANIITDTVKLTLGPKGRNVILEKKFGAPTITNDGVTIAREIEVKDPFENIGVTLVREVATKTNDIAGDGTTTAMVLAQKMIHNGLKNVTAGYNPVFLKNGMDKILVQIVNKINQNSIPIDDQKSIAQVASISAKDQSIGQIIAESIEKVGRDGVITVEESKSTDTTLEVVEGMQFDRGYLSPYMVTDQERMVCILENPYILITDSKISSIQTLLPILQQVVQTGKPLLIIAEDLEGEALATLVVNRLRGALNVAAVKAPAFGDRRKEILHDLAILTGGQVISQEMGMKLEKVTIDLLGKAGSVKINKDNTIIVDGQGSPDDIKAREKEIRVQIEKTDSSYDREKLQERLAKLIGGVAIIKVGALSETELKEKKHRVEDALSATRSAIEEGIIPGGGSLLLHIRQEVSVDNLSNDEQVGALIVLNALEEPLKRIAENAGYQGNIIASKVRGLDKKIGFNAMTGEFVDMVKSGIVDPAKVTRAALQNAVSIASLALTTQTIIAEHKEETPE, encoded by the coding sequence ATGCCAAAAAAACTCATTTTCGATGAAGAAGCCCGCCGTACTTTAGAAAAAGGGGCTAATATTATTACCGACACGGTAAAGCTGACCTTAGGCCCTAAAGGTCGAAACGTCATCTTAGAAAAAAAATTCGGGGCACCAACGATTACCAATGATGGGGTTACTATTGCTCGAGAGATTGAGGTCAAAGACCCTTTTGAAAATATCGGGGTAACTTTGGTCCGAGAAGTTGCTACTAAAACCAATGATATAGCTGGTGACGGAACTACCACCGCCATGGTCCTTGCTCAAAAAATGATCCACAATGGATTGAAAAATGTCACTGCTGGTTATAATCCAGTTTTTCTTAAAAATGGTATGGATAAAATTCTCGTCCAAATCGTCAATAAGATTAACCAAAACAGCATCCCAATTGATGATCAAAAGTCTATCGCTCAGGTTGCCTCCATTTCCGCAAAAGACCAGTCAATTGGTCAAATCATTGCTGAATCCATAGAAAAAGTAGGTAGAGATGGAGTTATTACTGTAGAAGAATCCAAGTCAACCGATACTACCCTTGAGGTGGTTGAAGGAATGCAGTTTGATCGAGGCTACCTATCTCCTTATATGGTAACCGATCAAGAGAGAATGGTTTGTATTCTGGAAAATCCCTATATTTTGATTACTGATTCTAAAATTAGCTCCATTCAAACGCTGCTCCCCATACTCCAGCAGGTCGTCCAAACCGGAAAACCTCTATTGATCATTGCCGAAGATTTAGAAGGCGAAGCCTTAGCGACTTTAGTGGTCAATCGGCTTCGTGGTGCACTCAACGTTGCAGCAGTAAAAGCGCCAGCTTTTGGAGATCGACGAAAGGAAATCCTTCATGACCTGGCTATTCTTACTGGTGGACAGGTTATTTCCCAGGAAATGGGAATGAAATTGGAGAAAGTCACCATAGATCTTTTAGGAAAGGCCGGATCGGTAAAAATCAACAAAGACAACACTATTATTGTTGACGGCCAAGGAAGTCCCGATGATATAAAAGCTCGAGAAAAAGAAATCCGAGTTCAAATTGAAAAGACCGATTCCAGTTATGACCGTGAAAAACTTCAAGAACGATTGGCAAAGTTAATTGGAGGAGTTGCGATCATCAAGGTAGGGGCTCTATCCGAAACCGAACTCAAAGAAAAGAAACATCGAGTTGAAGACGCTCTCTCAGCAACTCGTTCGGCTATCGAGGAAGGAATCATCCCTGGAGGGGGATCATTGCTTCTGCATATTAGACAAGAAGTCTCCGTCGATAACCTGTCTAATGATGAGCAAGTTGGCGCTCTAATCGTTTTGAACGCCTTGGAAGAACCTCTAAAAAGAATCGCAGAAAATGCTGGATATCAAGGGAATATTATTGCCAGTAAGGTTCGAGGTCTGGATAAAAAAATAGGTTTCAATGCTATGACCGGTGAATTTGTTGACATGGTCAAATCGGGAATAGTTGATCCCGCCAAGGTTACCCGAGCAGCTCTCCAAAATGCAGTGAGTATTGCCTCTTTAGCCTTGACCACTCAAACCATCATTGCCGAACACAAAGAAGAAACACCAGAGTAA